One genomic region from Triplophysa dalaica isolate WHDGS20190420 chromosome 23, ASM1584641v1, whole genome shotgun sequence encodes:
- the LOC130412860 gene encoding coagulation factor XIII A chain-like, which produces MLAKKRTVGRYTNATSNSVESELPRFELYYDGLQPRGTPDEATLAESLSVLSVDMRVTENKAEHITDKYKNSNLIVRRNKEFTIIIKFDRDFNKEKDNVEMEFLIGSKPDENKGTYIVMSIGKENRDVSWKCRVVNIEGRDVTVGITPDPNCIVGRFRIFMVVVSDVGKQRTPRNPDNDVYVLFNPWDSADQVYIKKEEERQEYVLNDVGVIFIGDFNEVSSRSWNFGQFEQGILDACLLILDSAKVPLVFRGNATEVIRQASALMNAQDDDGVLIGNWSGEYSEGTSPTAWTGSTEILLKYASEGATPVAFAQCWVFAGVLNTFLRCLGLPARVITNYSSAHDNTGNLKTDIILDEDGKLDKEKTRDSVWNYHCWNEVYMKRTDLPEKFWGWQVVDATPQETSDGLYRCGPTSVAAVKEGELSYPFDARFVFAELNSDVIYHKADKTGKTKIIYVDTAYVGKLTVTKKCDSNEYEDITTTYKYPEGTLKEREAMQMAERRGVAIGDYFPLTEAGVDMELKADVVKMGEDFKLNINIKNQTTEKCTISIILTGCVVFYTGVTSSVFKTENKDATVEPSQTETVQISIQAAEYMRELVEQSNLLFVVYGHIEELNQSLSTMRVVTLLPPELTIQVNGTPQVGKELMVSVEFLNPYNFILKNVQLRLDGPGLIKTKLKKYKQIFPGGSIKYKESIIPLIYGKKTLIASLDCAALRQVTNEIKFDVLKAAANPVIEEIEKKVEEVPIEKEREVENVINNP; this is translated from the exons ATGTTAGCCAAGAAACGCACGGTTGGTCGTTATACCAACGCCACGTCGAACTCAGTCGAGAGTGAGCTTCCTCGGTTTGAACTGTATTATGATGGTTTGCAGCCAAGAGGAACCCCAGATGAAG CAACACTAGCTGAGAGTCTCTCTGTGTTGAGCGTTGACATGCGTGTGACGGAGAACAAGGCCGAGCACATCACAGACAAATACAAGAACTCCAACCTCATCGTGCGCAGGAATAAAGAATTCACTATCATCATTAAATTTGACCGCGACTTCAATAAAGAGAAGGACAATGTGGAGATGGAATTTCTGATTG GCAGTAAACCTGATGAAAACAAGGGCACCTACATCGTCATGTCCATCGGTAAAGAGAACCGTGATGTCAGCTGGAAGTGTCGCGTCGTAAACATCGAGGGAAGAGACGTGACGGTGGGCATCACACCGGACCCCAACTGCATCGTGGGCCGCTTCCGTATTTTCATGGTTGTTGTGAGTGATGTAGGGAAACAGCGCACCCCGAGAAACCCCGACAATGATGTTTATGTGCTGTTCAATCCTTGGGACTCTG CGGATCAGgtgtacataaaaaaagaagaagagaggcAGGAGTATGTCCTGAATGATGTGGGGGTCATCTTCATCGGAGACTTTAACGAAGTGTCCTCCCGCTCATGGAACTTTGGGCAG TTTGAACAAGGAATTCTGGATGCCTGCCTTCTGATTCTGGATTCTGCCAAAGTACCGCTAGTATTTCGTGGAAATGCGACTGAAGTAATCCGGCAGGCCTCAGCTCTG ATGAACGCTCAAGATGATGATGGTGTTCTGATTGGAAACTGGAGTGGAGAATACTCAGAAGGCACATCTCCCACCGCCTGGACTGGAAGTACTGAAATCCTGCTGAAATATGCCAGCGAGGGAGCTACACCCGTAGCTTTTGCCCAATGCTGGGTATTTGCCGGTGTACTGAACACTT TTTTGCGCTGTCTGGGGTTACCGGCGAGGGTCATCACCAACTACAGCTCTGCTCACGACAACACGGGCAACCTGAAGACAGACATCATTCTGGATGAAGATGGTAAACTggacaaagaaaaaacaagagatTCAGTCTG gAACTATCACTGCTGGAATGAGGTGTACATGAAGAGAACTGACCTGCCGGAAAAATTCTGGGGGTGGCAGGTGGTTGACGCCACCCCACAGGAGACCAGTGATG GTCTTTATCGATGTGGCCCGACATCTGTCGCTGCTGTGAAAGAAGGAGAACTCAGCTACCCGTTTGATGCAAGATTTGTTTTTGCTGAG CTGAACAGTGATGTGATCTACCATAAGGCTGATAAGActggaaaaacaaaaatcatctATGTGGACACTGCGTATGTGGGAAAACTCACTGTGACCAAAAAGTGTGACAGTAATGAATATGAGGACATCACTACTACCTACAAATATCCAGAGG GAACTCTCAAGGAGAGGGAGGCCATGCAGATGGCAGAGCGCCGTGGTGTTGCCATCGGGGATTACTTTCCACTTACTGAAGCTGGTGTGGACATGGAGCTCAAGGCTGATGTCGTCAAAATGGGTGAAGACTTCAAgctgaatataaacattaagaACCAGACCACCGAGAAATGCACCATCAGTATCATCCTGACCgggtgtgttgtgttttacacTGGGGTTACCAGCTCGGTCTTCAAGACCGAAAACAAGGATGCAACCGTGGAGCCTTCGCAGA CTGAAACAGTACAAATAAGCATCCAAGCTGCGGAGTACATGCGTGAGCTGGTGGAACAATCCAATCTGCTGTTTGTTGTGTATGGACACATTGAGGAATTGAACCAGTCCCTTTCCACCATGAGAGTTGTCACCCTTCTCCCTCCTGAATTGACTATAcag GTCAACGGGACTCCCCAGGTGGGGAAGGAACTCATGGTCTCCGTGGAATTCTTGAATCCATATAATTTCATCCTGAAAAATGTGCAGCTCCGCCTTGATGGGCCTGGTCTGATAAAGACCAAGTTGAAAAAATACAA GCAGATCTTCCCTGGCGGCTCAATCAAATATAAAGAGTCCATCATCCCTCTAATTTATGGGAAAAAGACGTTGATCGCGAGTCTGGACTGCGCTGCACTGAGACAGGTCACCAATGAGATCAAATTCGATGTACTGAAGGCTGCGGCCAACCCGGTGATAGAAGAGATCGAGAAGAAAGTAGAGGAAGTACCtatagaaaaagaaagagaggtgGAAAATGTGATTAACAACCCATAA
- the ly86 gene encoding lymphocyte antigen 86, with the protein MGTCLFDITLPNILVLILLISQVHLVHSQDVQWPIHAVCNSERLTITYRSCDPLQDVGFTFLPCPNKLTDPIKIRLALILRQSVHELYSSAVLLLNGYEMLTWNEPLCLPHFQRFTFCGSRRGEIMTLDSSFQLKTDIPIKGDFTLLLNAINQDGFQIACVNATLSFK; encoded by the exons ATGGGGACTTGTTTGTTTGATATTACATTGCCAAACATTTTGGTTCTCATTCTTCTCATTTCTCAGGTGCATTTGGTTCATTCTCAGGATGTCCAATGGCCCATTCACGCAGTGTGCAACTCAGAAAGACTTACAATTACTTACAGGAGCTGTG ACCCTTTACAGGATGTGGGCTTCACATTCCTCCCTTGCCCTAACAAATTAACAGATCCAATAAAAATCAGATTGGCTTTAATTCTAA GGCAGTCTGTCCATGAGTTATATTCATCAGCTGTGCTTTTGCTAAATGGCTACGAAATGTTGACGTGGAACGAACCCCTCTGTCTTCCTCATTTCCAACGTTTCACATTTTGTGGAAGCAGACGAGGAG AAATTATGACGCTTGATTCATCATTTCAGTTAAAGACAGACATTCCTATAAAg GGTGATTTTACTTTACTGCTGAATGCAATAAATCAAGATGGCTTCCAGATTGCATGTGTGAATGCAACTCTCAGCTTCAAGTGA